From one Aeropyrum camini SY1 = JCM 12091 genomic stretch:
- a CDS encoding ATPase domain-containing protein, protein MASNGRVNGKVEIVPTGNEEFDIKLGGGVPFPSLLIIEGPHGTGKTALSQLFLKGALDMGLRGLAIVTESTIRGYILKSEAAGISLTEHFLKGRLDVYSTQFEGSRWGRRSATVLLDMISRFLDSESHRYEVLVVDSLSHMAIYSSPIRVLNFFNTVRLIADRGKLVILTLHEGVLREDLTTRARATCDGYMKLSLASLAGKTVKVLKIVKLKGARSQFDPTITFDVDPSFGIKLVPIALASV, encoded by the coding sequence TTGGCGTCGAACGGGAGGGTAAACGGTAAGGTTGAGATAGTTCCAACCGGGAATGAAGAGTTCGATATAAAGCTGGGTGGGGGTGTGCCTTTCCCCAGCCTACTCATTATCGAAGGCCCCCACGGCACGGGAAAGACAGCCTTGTCACAGCTCTTCTTGAAGGGAGCGCTGGATATGGGCCTCAGAGGCCTGGCTATAGTCACAGAGTCAACTATAAGGGGGTACATCCTGAAGAGCGAAGCGGCCGGGATAAGCTTAACAGAGCATTTCCTCAAGGGGAGGCTTGACGTATACTCTACCCAGTTCGAGGGGTCTAGATGGGGGCGCCGGAGCGCCACTGTTCTACTCGACATGATCTCGAGGTTCCTCGACTCCGAGTCACACAGGTACGAGGTCCTCGTAGTGGATAGCCTGAGCCACATGGCGATCTACTCATCTCCCATAAGAGTTCTCAACTTCTTCAACACGGTAAGGCTAATAGCGGACAGGGGCAAGCTAGTCATACTTACCCTCCACGAAGGCGTCCTCAGGGAGGACCTAACCACCAGGGCTAGGGCAACCTGCGATGGATACATGAAGCTCTCTCTAGCAAGCCTTGCTGGCAAGACAGTGAAGGTTTTGAAGATTGTGAAGCTCAAGGGGGCTAGAAGCCAGTTCGACCCGACCATAACGTTTGACGTGGACCCATCCTTCGGGATAAAGCTAGTCCCGATAGCCCTGGCGAGCGTCTAA
- a CDS encoding flagellin, which yields MGESTVIAHALLTIVAVTMASLFAGIAIFSSYEIGNSLQSIYKSISDKMRTEVTLVYIVYDDAGNVYRIYLKNTGLTPMTNLERMEVFLGPYGGELDYYTYSTTGGQGTWSYVEHGSQDGVWDVGELIEIVAYPPSAYANPVKLILVTPTGAKMSFVEPAG from the coding sequence ATGGGAGAATCAACAGTAATAGCCCACGCCCTCCTCACCATAGTTGCGGTGACTATGGCCAGTCTTTTCGCGGGGATAGCAATTTTCAGCTCGTACGAGATTGGAAACTCTCTCCAGTCAATCTATAAGAGCATATCCGATAAGATGAGGACGGAAGTTACCCTGGTCTACATAGTGTACGATGATGCGGGCAATGTATACAGGATATATTTAAAGAATACTGGTCTCACCCCGATGACTAATCTCGAGAGAATGGAGGTTTTCCTCGGCCCATACGGTGGCGAGCTCGACTACTACACCTATAGCACTACGGGGGGCCAGGGTACCTGGAGCTACGTTGAGCACGGCTCCCAGGATGGGGTATGGGACGTGGGCGAGCTCATCGAAATTGTGGCCTACCCTCCATCTGCGTACGCGAACCCGGTTAAGCTTATACTCGTAACCCCCACCGGCGCGAAGATGTCGTTCGTAGAGCCTGCGGGGTGA
- a CDS encoding archaellin/type IV pilin N-terminal domain-containing protein, whose protein sequence is MRRRKGIVGIEAAIVLIAFVIVAAALAFVALNMGLFTTQKSKEVMQRGLEEATSALEVDGSVIAHVATGSVDAVAVPLKVSPGREGVDMSVDKATVRVMLPSGFYENAYCGVFDGSTLADSKLSTIINDTTIDGACTAGFAYLVIFNGDGDSVLEHGEKGLLVMELPASLNSYDEFKVEIRPIQGAALTVERMIPASLPTDGAVSLG, encoded by the coding sequence GTGAGGCGGCGTAAAGGTATTGTGGGTATTGAGGCTGCGATAGTTCTGATAGCTTTCGTGATAGTGGCTGCGGCGCTGGCTTTCGTCGCCCTGAACATGGGTCTGTTCACCACTCAGAAGAGCAAGGAGGTCATGCAGAGGGGTCTTGAGGAGGCTACCTCCGCCCTTGAGGTTGACGGCAGCGTAATAGCCCATGTAGCCACAGGGAGCGTTGACGCCGTAGCCGTCCCCCTCAAGGTATCGCCCGGCAGGGAGGGTGTTGACATGTCGGTTGATAAGGCTACTGTCAGGGTTATGCTGCCGAGCGGCTTCTACGAGAACGCCTACTGTGGAGTCTTCGACGGCAGCACCCTAGCCGACAGCAAGCTTTCCACGATAATAAATGACACCACCATCGATGGAGCATGCACAGCTGGATTCGCTTACCTTGTGATATTCAACGGCGATGGAGACAGTGTACTGGAGCATGGCGAGAAGGGCCTACTGGTCATGGAGCTACCAGCATCGCTAAACAGCTATGATGAGTTTAAGGTTGAGATAAGGCCTATCCAGGGGGCTGCCCTGACGGTAGAGAGGATGATTCCCGCCTCCCTCCCGACGGATGGTGCTGTGAGCCTTGGCTAG
- a CDS encoding ABC transporter ATP-binding protein: MDAVLEAEGIVKRYKGQTVLDGVSLEVGRGEAVGLVGPNGAGKTTLIKVSLGLARRDAGRVLLNGLDPWREPGAREGVGVVFERPNLPSSMPVVEFLESAAAVYGSSPSRVDWAIRAVGLEGHEWKAFSELSAGLKQRAAIAHALLGEPRFLVADEPTSNLDPLERREVLRLLARLNREHGLSLLVSSHVIVELLRVATRIYVLTAGRLAARGRPEELFRRARLARLRTSDPSRAAALLRSLGFSAVEDGLGVLVRVEEPLPGFYQALAHLARQGVEVLGVDLVEPGVEEAMAG, translated from the coding sequence TATAGTTAAGCGGTACAAGGGTCAGACGGTGCTCGACGGGGTTAGCCTAGAGGTAGGCCGCGGCGAGGCGGTCGGCCTCGTGGGCCCCAACGGCGCCGGGAAGACAACGCTCATAAAGGTCTCGCTGGGCCTGGCTAGGAGGGACGCTGGTAGGGTGCTGCTCAACGGCCTAGACCCGTGGAGGGAGCCCGGGGCTAGGGAGGGGGTGGGGGTTGTGTTTGAAAGGCCTAACCTACCCTCCTCCATGCCGGTGGTGGAGTTCCTCGAGTCCGCGGCGGCCGTCTACGGCTCCAGCCCCTCCAGGGTTGACTGGGCTATAAGGGCTGTGGGGCTCGAGGGCCACGAGTGGAAGGCTTTCTCGGAGCTGAGCGCGGGGCTCAAGCAGAGGGCAGCGATAGCCCACGCACTCCTAGGCGAGCCCAGGTTCCTCGTAGCCGACGAGCCCACCTCAAACCTAGACCCCCTGGAGAGGAGGGAGGTCCTCAGGCTCCTAGCCAGGCTCAACAGGGAGCACGGCCTATCCCTCCTCGTCTCCAGCCACGTCATAGTAGAGCTGCTGAGAGTCGCCACGAGGATATACGTGCTCACAGCCGGCAGGCTGGCGGCGAGGGGGAGGCCGGAGGAGCTGTTCAGGAGGGCCAGGCTAGCGAGGCTGAGGACCTCAGACCCCAGCCGAGCCGCAGCACTGCTCAGGAGCCTAGGCTTCAGCGCGGTGGAGGACGGGCTGGGGGTTCTAGTCAGGGTCGAAGAACCCCTGCCGGGCTTCTACCAGGCGTTAGCACATCTCGCCAGGCAGGGCGTCGAGGTCCTCGGCGTCGACCTAGTGGAGCCGGGTGTGGAGGAGGCGATGGCCGGTTGA